The following is a genomic window from Pan paniscus chromosome 6, NHGRI_mPanPan1-v2.0_pri, whole genome shotgun sequence.
caggggcagtggctcacgcctgtaattccagcactttgggaggccaaggtgggagaattatttgagctcaggaattcaaggccatcctggccaacatagtgagaacttgtcgctacaaaaaatttttaaaaagtagccaggtgtggtggcctgcacaTGTGGTCCCAGTTGCTAAGGAAGCTgatggcatcactgcattccagcctgggtgagatcttgtctaaacaaaacaaagcaaaacaaaaacaaaaactccttaGCACTGTCACAACACCTAGCTTTTAAGTACTTGAACACAATTTTAGCTTTCATCTGAATTAATGCTTGGATGATAGGCAGTCAAAGTTGATGCTAGCTCTCTAATCACATACTCAgtattgtttccatttctttgattACTTTCCCTCATTTTCTGCTAATTGCTGTTCATTGCATAGACCCCGCCagcatttttcacattttgaacCTTTTTGTCTTTCCGAATCACCTTGTTGACTAAGGATCCATCTCTTACCCACTTGCAACACATGATTTTTCTTACCACATTCAATCtgttaatctgttttattttcatcataatCCTAAACCTATTCTCAATAGCACATTGAGCATTCTGAATTGTTTTTGCAATTATCAGACACTGAGGTTAATAATGTTGCAAAACACCTAAGATTAAATACAGCAAATCTGCTGGTAATGGAAAATTAGCTGGCCAAGGCTAAGACGACCACGGCCAATGGCTATTGTCATCTGTTGAGGGCAGGCGAAGTTGAAACACTTTTACTTTTGGAGGAAAGTATTTTCCATCTCCGTGAAAGTTCACAGctggctaggtatggtggctcacgcctgtaatcccagcaatttgggaggctaaagcaggaggatcacttgaggccaggcgtttgagaccaacttgggcacataggaagactccatctctacaaaaaattttaaaaattagctggttatggtggtgcatgcctgtagtcccggctactcaggaggctgacatgtgaggatcccttgagcccaggagtttgagactaaagtgagctgtgattgcgccactgccctccaggctgggtgacagagtgagaccctgtctcttaaaaagaaaaaggaaagttccTTTTTGCTATAGGCCCGAGGGGTTGCTGCCGAAATGGGCAAGTTCATGAAACCTGGGACGGTGGTGCTTGCTCTGGCTGGATGCTATTCTGGATGCAAAGCCATCATCGTGAAGAACATTGATGATGGTACCTTAGATCGCCCCTACAGCCATGCTCTGGTGGCTGGAATTGACTGCTGTCCCTGCAAAGTGACAGCTGCCATGGGCAAGAAGAAGATCTCTAAGAGGTCAAAGATCAAGTCTTTTGTGAAAGTTTATAACCACAATCACCTAATGCCCACAAGGTACTCTGTGGATATCCCCTTGGACAAAACTGTCATCAATAAGGATGTCTTCAGAGACCCTACTCTTAAACACAAGGCCCAATGAGAGGCCAAGGTCAAGTTTGAAGACAGATACAAGACAGGCAAGAACAAGCGGTTCTTCCAGAAGCTGCGGTTTTAGATGCTTCGTTTTggtcattaaaaattaaacagaaaaaaaaaaggaaagttcacAGATGGCCAAACTTTTCCACAGCCATGGTACCGTCCTAGTGAAGTACATTTGAGACAATAGTCATCAAATTACATATAAATACGTAATcaaccaaaattatttttagatagtTCAGTTGGTTTACGTTGTCTGAATTGGCGGAGTCTGGGGGTTTGATTTCTGTGTCAGTTACTTGAAGAAAAATTGTGCCACTCAAATACTCTACACCTATGTCTAGCCATGTCACAAATACCTGCTCTTCAGGGGGCCTGGATACAGTATGTCGGGAGACAATCATGTCATTTCCACAGTCCGTATAGAACAATGCCGTTACCGGCCTTTGTAATAATGTGTGAATCTGGACTCTGCAAACTCAAAACCTCATGTGTTACCCGCTTGCAACACATGATTTTTCTTACCACATTCAATCtgttaatctgttttattttcatcacAATCCTAAACCTATTCTCAATAGCACATTGAGCATTCTGAATTGTTTTTGCAATTATCAGACACTGAGGTTAATAATGTTGCAAAACACCTAAGATTAAATACAGCAAATCTGCTGGTAATGGAAAATTAGCTGGCCAAAGCTAAGATGACCACGGCTAACTGCTATTGGCCATGCTTCTATCCATTAACAGGAAAGAAGACGCCTTagtcatatatttaaatttttaaaaaattatgtcaggCCCTGCgaggtagctcacgtctgtaatcccagcactttgggaggccaaggtgggtggatcacctgaaatcaggagttcaagaccagcctggccaacatggtgaaaccctgtctctactaaaaatacaaaaaattagctgggcatggtggcacgttcctgtagtcccagccactcaggaggctgaggcaggagaatcgcttgaaccgggaggcagaggttgaagtgagccgagttgcaccgctgtactccagcctgggtgacagagcaaaactctgtctcagaaaaacaaacaaacaaaaaatatggtTGGATCACAAGATTCTCCAAATGTAAAATACTAAAGAAAGTCAAAAGAGGCCCATTTTTCtaattgagattaaaaaaatcGAGTGGTACCCGATTTCCCTCTACTTCCCAGGGACCTGATGACCATTAATGCCTATTGAGTTAGTTTTCGGGGATTTGCCAAAGAGCAGGTGGGTGTCACTAGAGAATACTGCACATTTCTCAAAGTAGAGAAGGCTACAGATTCACAACTCAGCTTCTGGCTTCAAATGCAATTTTCTCCCTGTTTTCATGACCCGCTCCTCCCTCCAACGCCAGAGCTGCAGGCAGTTCTCTAAATAACACTATGTCCCTGGCCTCCTAGCTCCCATTTGAACGTTTCAGCAGGGCTCCTCTGAAGTCTGGCCCCCACCACCTCCCCTCTCACAGGCTTCTTGTTCGTCTGAGTCAGCCCGTGACTCACCTCACTCATTAGCGGAACTCAGAATGCCTCTCCATCCTCTGGATCCCTTTTGTCTCCCTGCTTATAACTGGTTTCCTGGCAGCCTAAGGTCTATGGACAGCCTTGAAGCTAGAAGGTGGGTTGCTACTAGGATGGTCTGCTCAGTAAAGTGGTTGGCAGACAGCAAGTAGAGTTACAGTgacgatggtgatgatgatgatgacaatgatgacgaTGATGCATGCAGTTGCCTCAAAAGGACTTTGGTGGCCAGATTTGGTATGTCTGCCTGTGTTGGCTTATAAGATAGCAGCACAGGGGTCCTGATTCTTGgccccttcttttctctttctagtcttttctttccctcttcatCCGCCCCTCCTCTGCACACATGCCCGAATGTACAAGGTGAATGCTTCTGGGCTCTGCTCTCTGTGGAAAGGCAGGGAAAAGAGCGACACCCCTACACGGCGGCACCCTTTCCTCCAGCTTTGCAGCTCCGTTCTCATTTCTACTCATTTGATTTTACATCCCAATGCTTTCTGTTTTGTAAGAGGTGGACTAGAAGGGATGAATGAGAAAAGGCTTTACGCCTTGTTGGTGCCTCCTGGGCATATAAAAAAGCCCAGTGACATGATACTAATAAGAAACTCTAAATTCACGGTCAAAAATATCAGAACCAAAGCACTGTTATTAATTCGTTAATCTTACTTAAAGGCCTTTGTAAAATGGTGATACAGTCAAgtgctgcataatgacatttcggTCAGTGACAGACTGCATGTACAATGGTGACCCCATAAGATTATTAtacggtcttttttttttttttttttttgagacagagtctcgctctgttgcccaggctgagagcagtggcgtgatctcggctcactgcaacctctgtctcctaggttcaagcaattctcctacctcagcctcccgagtagctgggattacaggtgcccacaaccacgcccagctaatttttgcatttttagtagagatggggtttcaccacatcagccaggctgatctcgaactcctgccctcaggcgatcccccgccccccccacccccgcctcggcctcccaaagtgctgggattacaggcgtgagccactgtgcccggccctataCTGtctttttactgtaccttttctatgtttagatatgctttgatacacaaatactattgtgttacagctgcctacagtattcagtacaggaACATGTCATACAGGTTTgaagcctaggagcaataggctatgccatgtagcctaggtgtgcagtggGCTTATCCCATCTAGGTTTGggtaagtgcactctatgatgttcaaaCAACAATGAAGTctcctaacaatgcatttctcagaacgtatccctGTCATTAAACAACGAATGACTATAGTTTACTCAGCTGAATCCTGACAGTTTTCGTTAAGTCTCATGATTTATTTTGAAAGGGACCCCAGAGACCATCCTGTCCACCCTTTTGTTCAATGGGCAGATGTGTGATTGCCGTGCACCTGTGATGGTCAAAGCCCAAGCCAGGTGCCCTAGGGCCATACTTCTGAAGCCCCTGAGAGGCAGATCTTGTTCTGGACACCTGGGGAGGGGGCCCAAGGTCCTGCATTTCTATAACCTCCTTGAGGATGTCCGTGCCATCAGcccacagaccacactttgagtagcactgCTGCAGGCACTGTGCACAAAGCTAGATAGGCTTGACTTGTCACCGGAGAACATCCAGGGCCATAGGCTCCATGAGGCGGCCCTCTGCACCCTGCCTTGTCGGCTGCTGATGTTTGCTTGTGAGGCCCAGGGAATGCCAAACAATTCTTCCAAGTGCACTTGGCTTTCTtgtgtcttcacccccagccagGGGTGTTAAAATGAGAAGATTCGGGTTTGGGATTAGGACAAGAAAAAGGGCCCATAAAGCTTCACCCTAGACTATGAAGTCTAGTCTGGGTTATCTTAGAAGAGAGCTCTAAACCCACATTTTAGGCAGATTCTGTTTAACAATAAAGTATTTCTTTGATTGCTACAGAGATCTTCTTTTATGATTTGttcgttcatgtcctttgctgatttttctattGGAGTCTTTGCCTTTTAATTATTGAACTGTAACAGCTCTTCATTACAACACTAAGGAAAATCCCCCTTCCTCCAATAAAGtgattttagtctttttttttttttttgactaattttttgtagagacggggttttgccatgttgcccaggctggactcctggcctcaag
Proteins encoded in this region:
- the LOC100976427 gene encoding large ribosomal subunit protein eL27-like is translated as MGKFMKPGTVVLALAGCYSGCKAIIVKNIDDGTLDRPYSHALVAGIDCCPCKVTAAMGKKKISKRSKIKSFVKVYNHNHLMPTRYSVDIPLDKTVINKDVFRDPTLKHKAQ